A single window of Marinobacter sp. LA51 DNA harbors:
- a CDS encoding fatty acid desaturase family protein, which translates to MKQMTEAQLTELEQDLNAIRNDVLADLGERDARYIRRVVRLHRTLEVGGRVLMPFGFIPPVFVAATVALGLSKIIENMEIGHNVMHGQYDWMNDPSLHSQTYEWDTACSSDSWRRTHNYEHHTYTNIIGKDRDYGYAVLRLSDDEPWRPRHSLQFINYILLSTFFQWGVGLHELETERLHRREITLRSKLPFLKEFFRKGGRQAFKDYVFFPLLTFPVAPIVLAGNIGANLIRNLWSSTVIFCGHFTQDAETFTEEECWGDGKNESKGHWYLRQLSGSSNFTGGRWVHLLSGHLSFQMEHHVFPDLPAHRYPEISDRVREVCAKHGIHYNTGSFARQYGTVLKRIAAFSLPDRLRARLPALDVA; encoded by the coding sequence ATGAAACAGATGACAGAAGCCCAGCTCACAGAGCTGGAACAGGATCTCAACGCCATCCGGAATGACGTACTGGCCGATCTGGGCGAACGCGATGCCCGTTACATCCGCCGCGTAGTACGCCTGCACCGAACCCTGGAGGTAGGTGGCCGGGTTTTGATGCCCTTTGGCTTCATTCCTCCGGTGTTCGTGGCGGCCACCGTGGCCCTGGGGCTGTCCAAGATCATCGAGAACATGGAGATCGGCCACAACGTGATGCATGGCCAGTACGACTGGATGAACGATCCCAGCCTGCACTCACAGACCTACGAGTGGGACACCGCTTGCTCCAGCGACTCCTGGCGCCGTACCCACAATTACGAGCACCACACCTACACCAACATCATCGGTAAAGATCGGGACTACGGCTATGCTGTGCTTCGCCTGAGCGACGACGAGCCGTGGCGGCCCAGGCACAGCCTGCAGTTTATTAACTACATTCTGCTGAGCACCTTCTTTCAGTGGGGGGTGGGCCTGCACGAACTGGAAACCGAACGGCTGCACCGTCGGGAAATTACATTAAGATCGAAGCTGCCGTTCTTAAAGGAGTTTTTCAGAAAGGGCGGGCGTCAGGCCTTCAAGGATTATGTGTTTTTCCCGCTGCTGACATTCCCGGTCGCGCCCATCGTGTTGGCGGGCAACATCGGCGCCAACCTGATCCGCAACCTGTGGTCGTCCACGGTGATTTTTTGCGGTCATTTCACCCAGGATGCCGAAACCTTTACCGAAGAAGAGTGCTGGGGCGATGGCAAAAATGAAAGCAAAGGCCACTGGTACCTGCGCCAGCTCTCTGGCTCATCCAACTTCACCGGTGGCCGATGGGTGCATTTGCTGAGTGGGCATCTTAGCTTCCAGATGGAACATCACGTGTTCCCGGACCTGCCCGCCCATCGGTATCCGGAAATATCCGATCGTGTAAGAGAGGTGTGCGCCAAGCACGGCATTCACTACAACACCGGCAGCTTCGCCCGGCAGTACGGCACCGTGCTCAAACGCATCGCTGCCTTTTCACTGCCCGACCGGCTGCGGGCGCGATTGCCCGCGCTGGATGTGGCCTAG
- a CDS encoding RrF2 family transcriptional regulator: MHITRYTDYSLRVLIYLAVQGDRLATIQEIADSYEISKNHLMKVVHQLNKKGYIETIRGKKGGMRLLMAPTEIRVGVLVRETEQDLSIVECFTSKNACKIAPVCGMKGMFGDALEAFLQVLDKYTLADVIQDQHRPQLLRLLQVA, from the coding sequence ATGCACATCACCCGATACACTGACTACTCACTTCGAGTGCTGATCTATCTTGCGGTGCAGGGTGACCGCCTGGCTACCATCCAGGAAATTGCCGACAGTTATGAAATCTCCAAGAATCACCTGATGAAGGTGGTGCATCAGCTCAACAAGAAGGGCTACATCGAGACCATTCGCGGAAAGAAAGGCGGTATGCGCCTGCTGATGGCGCCGACTGAAATCCGAGTGGGAGTGCTGGTGCGGGAAACTGAACAGGACCTCAGCATCGTCGAGTGCTTTACCTCGAAAAACGCCTGTAAGATCGCGCCGGTGTGCGGAATGAAAGGCATGTTCGGTGACGCGCTGGAGGCATTTCTGCAGGTGCTGGATAAGTACACGTTGGCCGATGTGATTCAGGATCAACATCGGCCCCAGTTGTTACGACTGCTTCAGGTCGCCTAG
- the moaA gene encoding GTP 3',8-cyclase MoaA: MARSKLTDRFGRTVDYVRLSVTDRCDFRCVYCMAEEMTFLPRQQILSLEELAQVARTFVDLGTEKIRLTGGEPLVRKDILELVKDIGTLGLRDFAMTTNGSKLTTMAEPLRKAGLKRLNISLDSLDPDKFHRITRTGRLNQVLDGVDAAREAGFEGIKLNTVVMKGGNDEEVPALVDFARRKNIDITFIEEMPLGEISEHDRGEALCTSDEVRDIIRQHHELMPTPEDSGGPARYFRMPDSNTKVGFISPHSHNFCSTCNRVRVTVEGRLLLCLGNEHSVDLRHVLRSHPESDEKLRETIINAMDLKPERHHFSSEGDVQILRFMNMTGG, translated from the coding sequence ATGGCCCGCAGCAAGCTGACAGATCGCTTTGGTCGCACCGTGGACTACGTACGCCTGTCCGTGACCGACCGCTGCGACTTCCGCTGTGTTTACTGCATGGCGGAGGAAATGACCTTTTTGCCCCGCCAGCAGATTCTGTCATTGGAAGAGCTGGCTCAAGTGGCGAGAACCTTCGTGGATCTGGGCACCGAGAAGATCCGACTGACCGGCGGTGAACCCCTGGTTCGCAAGGACATTCTCGAACTGGTCAAGGACATTGGCACCCTTGGCCTGCGGGATTTCGCCATGACCACCAACGGCAGCAAGCTCACCACCATGGCCGAGCCTCTGCGCAAAGCCGGCTTGAAGCGCCTGAACATCAGTCTCGACTCCCTCGATCCGGACAAGTTTCATCGCATTACCCGCACCGGCCGACTGAACCAGGTACTCGACGGTGTCGACGCGGCCCGCGAGGCCGGGTTTGAAGGCATTAAGTTGAACACCGTGGTAATGAAAGGTGGCAACGATGAGGAAGTGCCGGCACTGGTAGACTTTGCCCGCCGGAAGAACATCGACATCACCTTCATTGAAGAAATGCCACTGGGGGAAATCTCGGAACACGATCGCGGTGAAGCGCTGTGCACCAGCGATGAAGTGCGCGACATTATTCGCCAGCACCACGAACTGATGCCCACACCGGAGGATTCCGGCGGCCCGGCGCGCTACTTCCGGATGCCGGACAGCAACACCAAGGTGGGTTTCATCTCACCCCACTCCCACAACTTCTGCTCCACCTGCAACCGGGTGAGGGTGACCGTGGAGGGTCGATTGCTGCTATGCCTGGGCAACGAGCATTCGGTAGACCTCCGCCACGTGCTGCGCAGTCATCCGGAAAGCGACGAAAAACTTCGGGAAACCATCATCAACGCCATGGATCTGAAACCTGAACGCCACCACTTTTCCAGCGAAGGCGATGTCCAGATCCTGCGTTTCATGAACATGACCGGGGGCTGA
- a CDS encoding cryptochrome/photolyase family protein, with the protein MANLILILGDQLTPDISALDDADKQHDRIVIAEVHDEASYTNHHKKKLVLLFSAMRHFAQQLEKDGWQVHYQHYHPDNEHQSLEAVIAAQAQDLKPERIITTECGEWRLHAQISEWNRQLDLPVETRPDTRFIATKQEFQHWAEGRKQLRMEFFYREMRRKTGLLMDPDGKPEGGEWNYDADNRRKWTGKPAAPSTFRVEPDDTTQAVIDLVNEHFSDHFGTTDDFHFAVTAEDAEQALAHFIDYALPCFGGFQDAMSDHEDWLFHAILSPYINSGLLDPLSVCEAATQAWYAGQAPINAVEGFVRQILGWREFVRGIYWMNMPGYAEENRLGNTRSLPWFYWTGDTKMRCMHKAIDSTRRNAYAHHIQRLMVTGNFALLAGIKPEEICDWYLAVYADAYDWVELPNVLGMVMHADGGYLGSKPYAASGKYIQRQSDHCANCHYNVNKSTEEDACPFNALYWHFIDRHRDDFAKNPRMGMMYRNWDKQKPERKEALLNRANKLLDQIEQL; encoded by the coding sequence ATGGCCAACCTGATCCTCATTCTCGGCGACCAGCTCACACCGGACATCAGCGCACTGGACGACGCCGACAAGCAGCACGACCGGATCGTGATCGCGGAAGTCCATGACGAAGCCAGCTACACCAATCACCACAAGAAAAAACTGGTCCTGCTGTTCAGCGCCATGCGCCACTTCGCCCAGCAGCTTGAGAAAGATGGCTGGCAGGTGCATTACCAGCACTATCATCCAGATAACGAGCATCAAAGCCTGGAAGCCGTGATTGCCGCCCAGGCCCAAGACCTGAAACCGGAACGGATCATCACCACCGAGTGCGGTGAATGGCGCCTGCATGCGCAGATCAGCGAGTGGAATCGGCAGCTCGATCTGCCGGTGGAAACCCGGCCGGACACCCGGTTTATCGCCACCAAGCAGGAATTCCAGCACTGGGCCGAAGGCCGAAAACAGCTGCGCATGGAGTTTTTCTACCGGGAGATGCGCCGCAAGACCGGTCTGCTGATGGACCCGGATGGCAAACCCGAAGGCGGGGAGTGGAACTACGACGCCGACAACCGGCGCAAATGGACCGGCAAACCCGCGGCCCCGTCGACGTTCCGGGTGGAGCCGGATGACACCACCCAAGCAGTGATCGATCTGGTCAACGAGCATTTCTCGGATCATTTCGGCACCACCGACGACTTCCATTTTGCGGTCACCGCCGAGGACGCAGAGCAGGCACTGGCGCACTTCATCGATTACGCCCTACCCTGCTTTGGAGGCTTCCAGGACGCCATGTCGGATCACGAGGACTGGCTGTTCCACGCCATCCTGTCGCCGTATATCAACAGCGGTCTGCTGGACCCGCTCAGTGTGTGCGAGGCCGCCACCCAGGCCTGGTACGCCGGCCAGGCACCGATCAATGCGGTGGAAGGCTTCGTAAGGCAGATTCTGGGCTGGCGGGAGTTTGTGCGCGGTATCTACTGGATGAACATGCCGGGCTACGCCGAGGAAAACCGGCTGGGCAATACCCGGTCCCTACCCTGGTTTTACTGGACCGGCGACACCAAGATGCGCTGTATGCACAAGGCCATCGACAGCACTCGCCGCAACGCCTACGCCCACCACATCCAGCGCCTCATGGTCACGGGCAACTTCGCGCTGCTGGCCGGGATCAAACCGGAGGAAATCTGTGACTGGTATCTAGCGGTCTATGCCGACGCCTACGACTGGGTGGAGCTACCCAACGTGCTAGGCATGGTGATGCACGCCGATGGTGGCTACCTGGGCTCCAAACCCTACGCCGCCAGCGGCAAATACATACAGCGTCAATCGGACCACTGCGCCAATTGCCACTACAACGTCAACAAGAGCACGGAAGAGGATGCCTGCCCGTTCAACGCGCTTTACTGGCACTTCATCGACCGTCATCGGGACGACTTCGCCAAGAACCCGCGCATGGGCATGATGTATCGCAACTGGGACAAGCAAAAACCGGAAAGGAAGGAAGCGCTGCTCAACCGGGCCAACAAGTTGCTGGACCAGATCGAGCAGCTGTAA
- a CDS encoding ABC transporter ATP-binding protein: MSQLELRKIRKTYPGAAEETLKGIDIDIASGEFLILVGPSGCGKSTLMNTIAGLEAISEGEIVLDGKDVSGVEPKDRDIAMVFQSYALYPTMSVRENIAFGLKIRGMPKDQIEQEVERVADLLQISHLLDKKPSRLSGGQQQRVAMGRALARRPRIYLFDEPLSNLDAKLRVEMRTEIKKLHQRLQTTIVYVTHDQIEAMTLADRIAVLKDGELQQLGTPKQVYDSPQNMFVAGFMGSPAMSFVHVNVEQGEQGEQGLQAEVQGGDGRSLKLPLPEYLADRVGKKVVLGIRPEHITQPQDQKSDQALVTTGEFTIEVTEPTGPDVIALIRLNDTNVHCRIDPEHPVTWGETAELMFDMKKVVFFDPDTEKRITG, from the coding sequence ATGTCTCAACTGGAACTGCGTAAAATTCGCAAAACCTATCCCGGAGCGGCTGAGGAGACCCTCAAAGGTATCGATATCGATATTGCCTCGGGCGAATTCCTGATTCTGGTCGGTCCTTCCGGCTGCGGTAAATCCACCCTGATGAACACCATCGCCGGGCTGGAAGCCATCTCCGAGGGGGAAATTGTGCTCGACGGCAAGGACGTCTCCGGCGTGGAGCCCAAAGACCGGGACATCGCCATGGTGTTTCAGTCCTACGCCCTGTATCCGACCATGTCGGTGCGCGAGAACATCGCCTTTGGCCTGAAGATCCGCGGCATGCCGAAAGACCAGATCGAGCAGGAAGTGGAGCGGGTCGCCGATCTGCTGCAGATCTCCCACCTGCTGGACAAGAAGCCGTCACGGCTGTCCGGTGGCCAGCAGCAGCGGGTCGCCATGGGCCGCGCCCTGGCACGCCGTCCGCGCATCTATTTGTTCGATGAGCCGCTGTCGAACCTGGACGCCAAGCTGCGTGTGGAAATGCGCACCGAGATCAAGAAGCTGCACCAGCGCCTGCAGACCACCATCGTCTACGTCACCCACGATCAGATCGAGGCCATGACCCTGGCTGACCGCATCGCGGTGCTGAAAGACGGTGAGCTGCAGCAGCTGGGCACGCCCAAGCAGGTCTATGATTCGCCGCAGAACATGTTCGTGGCAGGTTTCATGGGGTCACCGGCGATGAGCTTCGTGCACGTGAATGTCGAGCAGGGCGAGCAGGGCGAGCAAGGCCTGCAGGCCGAAGTGCAGGGTGGCGACGGCCGCTCGCTGAAGCTGCCGCTGCCAGAGTACCTGGCCGATCGCGTTGGCAAGAAGGTGGTGCTGGGCATTCGCCCAGAGCACATCACCCAGCCCCAGGATCAGAAAAGCGATCAGGCCCTGGTCACCACTGGCGAGTTCACCATCGAGGTGACCGAGCCGACCGGCCCGGACGTGATTGCCCTGATTCGCCTGAACGACACCAACGTGCACTGCCGGATTGATCCGGAGCACCCGGTAACCTGGGGTGAAACAGCCGAGCTGATGTTCGATATGAAGAAAGTGGTTTTTTTCGATCCAGACACCGAAAAACGCATCACTGGCTAA
- a CDS encoding carbohydrate ABC transporter permease — MTDMTRPGLSPSRIAIYGLLILACLVYLVPLFIMLVTSLKTPMDIRTGNLVALPTEWTTIGWTKAWSEACTGVQCDGISGYFWNSFKMTVPAVMISTLLGAFNGYVLAKWKFRGSDLLFGLLLFGCFVPFQVVLLPMAATLGQLGLANTTPGLVLVHVIYGVAFTTLFFRNYYVAIPDALIKAARLDGAGFFTIFFRILLPMSTPIFMVSLIWQFTQIWNDFLFGVVFASGDSQPITVALNNLVNTSTGVKEYNVDMAAAMIAALPTLVVYIVAGKYFIRGLTAGSVKG, encoded by the coding sequence ATGACTGATATGACTCGTCCCGGCCTCAGTCCCAGCCGCATTGCCATCTACGGCCTGCTGATTCTGGCGTGCCTGGTGTATCTGGTGCCGCTGTTCATCATGCTGGTGACCAGCCTCAAGACACCCATGGACATCCGTACCGGTAACCTGGTGGCGCTGCCCACCGAATGGACCACCATCGGCTGGACCAAGGCCTGGTCTGAAGCCTGCACCGGCGTGCAGTGCGACGGCATCAGCGGTTACTTCTGGAACTCGTTCAAGATGACCGTACCGGCGGTGATGATTTCCACCTTGTTAGGCGCCTTCAACGGCTACGTGCTGGCGAAGTGGAAGTTCCGTGGTTCGGACCTGTTGTTCGGCCTGCTGCTGTTTGGCTGCTTCGTGCCGTTTCAGGTGGTACTGCTGCCGATGGCCGCGACCCTGGGCCAACTCGGGCTGGCGAACACTACGCCCGGTCTGGTGCTGGTGCATGTGATTTACGGGGTGGCCTTCACCACGCTGTTTTTCCGTAACTACTACGTGGCTATCCCAGATGCACTGATCAAGGCGGCCCGCCTGGACGGTGCCGGCTTCTTCACCATCTTTTTCCGCATTCTGTTGCCCATGTCGACGCCCATTTTCATGGTGTCGCTGATCTGGCAGTTCACTCAGATCTGGAACGACTTCCTGTTCGGGGTGGTGTTCGCCAGTGGCGACAGCCAGCCCATCACCGTTGCGCTGAACAACTTGGTGAACACCAGCACCGGCGTAAAGGAATACAACGTGGATATGGCAGCGGCCATGATTGCGGCACTACCAACGCTGGTGGTGTACATCGTGGCGGGTAAATACTTCATCCGGGGCCTGACCGCCGGCTCTGTTAAAGGCTGA
- a CDS encoding carbohydrate ABC transporter permease → MEQTQRRPAGVVSAPSRLLDGLQRWLPKLVIAPTFVLIGIGIYGYMLWTGILSFTSSSFLPTYDFVGFDQYAKLMANDRWLTASKNLAIFGGLFIFTCLFIGVVLAIFLDQRIRQEGAIRTIYLYPMALSMIVTGTVWKWILNPSLGIEKLMHDWGWTSFSFDWLVNSNLAIYTIVMAAVWQASGFVMALFLAGLRGVDSSIIRAARVDGASLPLIYWKIILPSLRPVFFSAVMVLAHIAIKSFDLVMAMTAGGPGYSTDLPAVFMYAHTFTRGQMGLGSASAMLMLGAILALIVPYLYSELREKRHD, encoded by the coding sequence ATGGAACAAACTCAGCGGCGCCCCGCCGGAGTGGTCAGTGCACCGTCACGACTGCTGGACGGCCTGCAGCGCTGGTTGCCGAAACTGGTGATTGCCCCAACCTTTGTGTTGATCGGCATCGGTATCTACGGCTACATGCTGTGGACCGGGATCTTGTCGTTCACCAGCTCCAGCTTCTTGCCCACCTACGACTTTGTCGGCTTCGATCAGTACGCCAAATTGATGGCTAACGATCGCTGGCTGACGGCCTCCAAAAACCTCGCGATATTCGGTGGGCTGTTCATCTTCACCTGCTTGTTCATTGGCGTGGTGCTGGCCATATTCCTGGACCAGCGCATCCGCCAGGAAGGCGCAATCCGAACTATTTATCTGTACCCGATGGCGCTGTCGATGATCGTCACCGGTACCGTCTGGAAGTGGATTCTTAACCCGAGTCTGGGTATTGAGAAACTGATGCACGACTGGGGCTGGACCTCGTTCAGCTTTGACTGGCTGGTGAATTCCAACCTGGCCATCTACACCATCGTGATGGCGGCGGTCTGGCAGGCTTCTGGCTTTGTCATGGCGCTGTTCCTGGCGGGCCTGCGCGGTGTCGACTCCTCCATTATCCGGGCGGCCCGGGTCGATGGTGCCAGCCTGCCGTTGATCTACTGGAAGATTATCCTGCCGTCACTGCGGCCGGTGTTCTTCAGCGCGGTCATGGTGCTGGCTCACATCGCCATCAAGAGCTTTGATCTGGTCATGGCCATGACGGCCGGTGGCCCGGGATACTCCACCGACCTGCCAGCGGTGTTCATGTACGCCCACACCTTTACCCGCGGTCAGATGGGCCTGGGCTCGGCCAGTGCCATGCTGATGCTGGGTGCCATCCTGGCTTTGATCGTGCCTTACCTGTACTCGGAACTGAGGGAGAAGCGCCATGACTGA
- a CDS encoding ABC transporter substrate-binding protein, whose protein sequence is MTAFKRTLSALAVSACLLPAAAVHAGEVEVLHWWTAGGEARAAAALKEMMEEQGHTWKDFAVAGGGGEAAMTVLKTRAVSGNPPAAAQIKGLDIREWAKLGFLTSLDDVAAAENWDQLVPPMISDVMQYEGEYVAVPVNVHRVNWLWVNPQVMEKVGVEIPNTLDEFFTVADKLKAAGYIPLAHGGQPWQDATVFEAVALAVMDSDTYRKAFVEHDLDVINSAVMEEVFAKFAKVMSYVDDNAAGRDWNTATGMVIRGEAAMQIMGDWAKGEFTAAGLTPGEDYLCAAAPGTAGEFTFNVDSFAMFGLSEEENVAAQKDLARTILEPKFQTVFNQNKGSIPVRTDMDMSEFDACAQASMETFKSSADTGELVPSLAHGLATTSYVQGQVFDVVTNFVNSNDKDPVKATDQLAAAIQAAK, encoded by the coding sequence ATGACCGCCTTCAAGCGTACCCTTTCCGCCCTTGCCGTATCTGCCTGCCTGCTGCCTGCCGCTGCTGTCCATGCGGGCGAAGTTGAGGTCCTGCACTGGTGGACCGCCGGTGGCGAAGCCCGTGCTGCCGCTGCCCTGAAAGAGATGATGGAAGAGCAGGGCCATACCTGGAAAGACTTCGCGGTCGCCGGTGGCGGCGGTGAAGCAGCCATGACCGTGCTGAAAACCCGTGCCGTATCCGGCAATCCTCCGGCTGCCGCCCAGATCAAAGGGCTTGATATCCGCGAGTGGGCCAAGCTGGGTTTCCTGACCAGCCTGGACGACGTGGCCGCCGCCGAGAACTGGGACCAGTTGGTGCCGCCGATGATCTCGGACGTGATGCAGTACGAAGGTGAGTACGTGGCGGTGCCGGTGAACGTACACCGGGTCAACTGGCTCTGGGTTAACCCGCAGGTGATGGAAAAAGTCGGCGTTGAAATTCCCAACACCCTGGACGAATTCTTTACCGTAGCCGACAAGCTCAAGGCTGCAGGTTACATTCCGCTGGCCCACGGTGGTCAGCCCTGGCAGGACGCCACCGTATTCGAAGCCGTCGCCCTGGCGGTGATGGACAGCGACACCTACCGCAAAGCCTTTGTTGAGCACGATCTGGATGTGATCAACAGCGCGGTAATGGAAGAGGTGTTTGCCAAGTTTGCCAAGGTCATGAGCTACGTTGACGACAACGCCGCCGGCCGCGATTGGAACACTGCAACCGGCATGGTTATCCGTGGCGAAGCTGCCATGCAGATCATGGGTGACTGGGCCAAGGGCGAATTCACTGCCGCCGGCCTGACGCCGGGTGAAGACTATCTGTGTGCCGCGGCACCGGGCACTGCCGGTGAATTCACCTTCAACGTCGATTCCTTCGCCATGTTCGGCCTGAGTGAAGAGGAAAACGTAGCAGCCCAGAAAGACCTGGCCCGTACCATTCTCGAGCCGAAATTCCAGACCGTGTTCAATCAGAACAAAGGCTCCATCCCGGTTCGTACCGATATGGACATGTCCGAGTTTGACGCCTGTGCCCAGGCTTCAATGGAGACCTTCAAGAGCAGCGCCGACACCGGCGAGCTGGTGCCAAGCCTGGCCCACGGCCTGGCAACGACCAGTTACGTCCAGGGGCAGGTTTTTGATGTGGTTACCAACTTCGTGAACTCCAACGACAAGGATCCGGTAAAAGCCACGGATCAGTTGGCCGCCGCCATCCAGGCCGCGAAGTAA
- a CDS encoding ATP-binding protein — MPSSEFSLWRKPRRWIPSSLLGRVLLLTLLAMATAQVISSMAWVGAFKTQREEGLVVTTRNLAQSAAATAQFFNSLPLEYRHIVLDQLRNMGGSRFFVSLNNKRIDMKPLPETELKQLATDEVRSVLRRRLGRDSNLHVEFVSPDDLRILNTELPLDALPPSWAHYSLTLEPLNPPVLVMQIEVAEDDWLYLASPLPAPYVSLEDEGVPGQQVFFLAVMIGVLFPVLAWLIRQQTRPLRKLAKATRDLPLDDDQPALKEQGSAEIVAVTRSFNTMRRRLQNYLSDREQLFRAISHDLKTPITRLRLRIDLIDDEPMRERLEADLLELELLVKGALQSLKDTDIHENVEPVDVGRMLDRMAEAYRTNGTELLKISGECQPYRGKPLALSRCLGNLVDNAIKYGERAQVQLDDTAEQLVIRVDDHGPGIPEAELQRIFEPYYRLDQAHRQGHGLGLGIARNIAQNHGGDLNISNRPTGGLQVVLSLPRH; from the coding sequence ATGCCTTCGAGTGAATTCTCACTCTGGCGCAAACCCCGGCGCTGGATTCCGTCGTCGCTGCTTGGCCGGGTGTTGTTGTTAACCCTGCTGGCCATGGCCACGGCCCAGGTTATTTCCAGTATGGCTTGGGTTGGCGCGTTTAAAACCCAGCGGGAAGAAGGCCTGGTGGTGACCACCCGCAATCTGGCGCAATCGGCCGCGGCCACGGCTCAGTTCTTTAATTCGCTGCCATTGGAATACCGGCACATCGTGCTGGACCAGCTGCGCAACATGGGTGGCAGCCGTTTCTTCGTGTCGCTGAATAACAAGCGCATCGATATGAAGCCTTTGCCGGAGACCGAACTGAAACAACTGGCCACCGACGAAGTCCGTTCCGTGCTGCGGCGTCGTCTGGGCAGGGACAGCAACCTGCATGTCGAGTTTGTGAGCCCGGATGACCTGCGCATTCTCAATACCGAACTGCCGCTCGACGCCTTGCCTCCATCCTGGGCCCATTATTCGCTGACCCTTGAGCCCTTGAATCCACCGGTACTGGTGATGCAGATTGAGGTAGCCGAGGATGACTGGCTGTACCTGGCATCGCCGCTGCCAGCGCCCTATGTCTCATTGGAAGACGAGGGAGTGCCGGGGCAGCAGGTGTTTTTCCTGGCGGTCATGATCGGGGTGTTGTTCCCGGTACTGGCGTGGCTGATTCGTCAGCAAACACGGCCGCTGCGCAAGCTGGCGAAGGCCACCCGGGATCTGCCCCTGGACGATGACCAGCCGGCACTGAAGGAGCAGGGCAGTGCCGAGATTGTCGCCGTCACCCGCAGTTTCAATACCATGCGCCGGCGGCTGCAAAATTACCTGAGTGACCGGGAACAGTTGTTTCGCGCCATCTCCCACGATCTGAAAACACCGATTACCCGTCTGCGCCTGCGCATCGATCTGATTGACGACGAACCCATGCGGGAGCGACTGGAAGCCGACCTGTTGGAGCTGGAACTTTTGGTGAAAGGCGCCTTGCAGTCTCTCAAGGACACGGACATTCATGAGAACGTGGAGCCGGTGGATGTCGGGCGGATGCTGGACCGGATGGCGGAGGCTTATCGCACCAATGGCACCGAATTACTGAAAATCAGTGGCGAATGCCAGCCCTATCGGGGTAAGCCCCTGGCATTGAGCCGCTGCCTGGGCAACCTGGTGGACAATGCCATCAAATACGGTGAGCGGGCGCAGGTGCAGCTCGATGACACAGCGGAGCAACTGGTGATTCGGGTGGATGACCACGGCCCCGGCATTCCGGAGGCTGAACTCCAGCGTATTTTCGAACCCTATTACCGCCTGGATCAAGCTCATCGACAGGGCCACGGCCTGGGGCTGGGCATCGCCCGCAACATTGCCCAGAATCATGGTGGTGACCTGAACATCAGCAACCGGCCCACGGGTGGCCTGCAAGTGGTGCTGTCGCTGCCGCGTCATTAA
- a CDS encoding response regulator, with translation MTDTKASILVVDDDASIRELLHEHLSRVGYGIHTAEDGDQMRAHLKSFSIDLIVLDVMMPGDDGFTLCREVREHSQVPIIMLTASSDETDRVVGLEIGADDYLAKPFSARELQARIKALLRRAQFARVENPRYVVFDRWRLDTLTHDLIDEQGSKVSISGADFALLQLFLSHPNEVLDRDTISGVTRGRESTPLDRVVDVAVSRLRQKLGDQGKDPKLIKTVRGAGYLLAATVNHAFE, from the coding sequence ATGACCGACACCAAAGCATCGATTCTCGTGGTCGATGATGACGCCTCCATCCGAGAGCTGCTTCACGAGCATCTGTCCCGGGTTGGCTACGGCATCCATACCGCGGAAGACGGCGACCAGATGCGGGCGCACCTCAAAAGCTTTTCGATCGACCTGATCGTGCTGGACGTGATGATGCCCGGTGACGATGGCTTCACCTTGTGCCGGGAGGTTCGCGAACATTCCCAAGTGCCCATTATTATGCTCACCGCCAGTTCCGATGAGACCGACCGGGTAGTTGGGCTCGAGATCGGCGCCGACGATTACCTGGCCAAACCGTTCAGTGCCCGGGAACTGCAGGCCCGGATCAAGGCACTGTTGCGCCGGGCTCAATTTGCCCGGGTTGAGAACCCGAGGTACGTGGTGTTCGACCGCTGGCGCCTGGACACCCTGACCCACGACCTGATCGACGAGCAGGGCAGCAAGGTGTCTATTTCTGGTGCCGATTTCGCGCTGTTGCAGCTGTTTCTGAGCCATCCGAATGAGGTGCTGGACCGTGACACCATTTCTGGAGTTACCCGCGGCCGTGAATCCACGCCGCTGGACCGGGTGGTCGACGTTGCCGTCAGCCGGTTACGGCAGAAACTGGGTGACCAGGGTAAAGATCCGAAATTGATCAAGACGGTGCGTGGTGCAGGTTACCTGCTGGCGGCCACGGTGAATCATGCCTTCGAGTGA